In Burkholderia savannae, one genomic interval encodes:
- a CDS encoding ArsR/SmtB family transcription factor — MSDSDRHHHFPGLSHLGALLADPGRAAMLWALMDGSARPAGELTMIAGLSPSAASAHLARLADGGLLALDVRGRHRYYRIASPDIAAAIEALANVAQAAAPRRPTPQPARTVPPDMRYARTCYDHMAGELAVQVFERLMSRGWLTMADGALDATAAGAAQFAQWGVDVGGQRAKRRRFACTCPDWSERRPHLGGALGAALLDSFCRRGWIEHAAKPRVLRVTPAGQREFDALFTGG, encoded by the coding sequence ATGTCCGACTCCGACCGCCACCACCATTTCCCCGGCCTGAGCCATCTGGGCGCGCTGCTCGCCGATCCGGGGCGCGCCGCGATGCTCTGGGCGCTGATGGACGGCAGCGCGCGCCCCGCGGGCGAGCTGACGATGATCGCCGGGCTGTCGCCGTCAGCGGCAAGCGCGCATCTCGCGCGGCTCGCGGACGGCGGCCTCCTCGCGCTCGACGTGCGCGGCCGCCACCGCTACTACCGGATCGCGTCGCCCGACATCGCCGCGGCGATCGAGGCGCTCGCGAACGTCGCGCAGGCGGCCGCGCCGCGGCGCCCGACGCCGCAACCGGCGCGCACCGTGCCGCCCGACATGCGCTACGCGCGCACCTGCTACGACCACATGGCGGGCGAGCTCGCGGTCCAGGTGTTCGAGCGGCTGATGTCGCGCGGCTGGCTGACGATGGCGGACGGCGCGCTCGACGCGACCGCGGCGGGCGCCGCGCAGTTCGCGCAATGGGGCGTCGACGTCGGCGGCCAGCGCGCGAAGCGCCGCCGCTTCGCATGCACGTGCCCGGACTGGAGCGAGCGTCGTCCGCACCTGGGCGGCGCGCTCGGCGCCGCGCTCCTCGACAGCTTCTGCCGGCGCGGCTGGATCGAGCACGCGGCGAAGCCGCGCGTGCTGCGCGTGACGCCCGCCGGGCAGCGCGAATTCGACGCGCTGTTTACCGGCGGATGA
- a CDS encoding acyl-CoA thioesterase, translated as MPATPSAPLDRTETVFRFLAEPTSVNFGGKVHGGALMKWIDETAYACAAIWSSRYCVTVSVGNIRFQRPILVGNLVELKARVVATGRTSMHIHVSVHAGDPKGGVLRQTTDCLVVFVAVDENGNPVPVPPFEPSTDEQKRLAQYAMEVRAALDKIVELKPEEVAKGEV; from the coding sequence ATGCCCGCCACGCCTTCCGCGCCGCTTGATCGCACCGAAACCGTTTTCCGCTTCCTCGCCGAGCCGACGTCCGTGAACTTCGGCGGCAAGGTGCATGGCGGCGCGTTGATGAAATGGATCGACGAGACCGCGTATGCGTGCGCGGCGATCTGGTCGAGCCGCTATTGCGTGACGGTGAGCGTCGGCAACATCCGCTTCCAGCGGCCGATCCTCGTCGGCAATCTCGTCGAGCTGAAGGCGCGCGTCGTCGCGACGGGCCGCACGAGCATGCACATCCACGTGTCGGTGCACGCGGGCGATCCGAAGGGCGGCGTGCTGCGCCAGACGACCGATTGCCTCGTCGTGTTCGTCGCGGTCGACGAGAACGGCAATCCGGTGCCCGTGCCGCCGTTCGAGCCCTCCACCGACGAGCAGAAGCGGCTCGCGCAATACGCGATGGAAGTGCGGGCCGCGCTCGACAAGATCGTCGAGCTCAAGCCCGAGGAAGTCGCGAAAGGGGAAGTGTGA
- the fumC gene encoding class II fumarate hydratase, translated as MSEAVRMERDTFGEIAVPAARLWGAQTQRSLQNFKISTEKQSPELIEALALIKRAAAAVNLELGVLAQDKANAIIAAADEIVAGKHPDEFPLAVWQTGSGTQTNMNLNEVIANRASELLGGERGESRKVHPNDDVNRGQSSNDVFPTAMHIAAARAIVTHLLPALRTLRATLDAKAAAFADIVKIGRTHLQDATPLTLGQEFSGYVAQLDQGIRHAEAALPHLYELAQGGTAVGTGLNAHPKFAAGVAAEIGRLAGLPFVSAPNKFEVMAAADALVFAHGALKTVAASLMKIANDIRWLASGPRCGLGELSIPENEPGSSIMPGKVNPTQSEAVTMLCCQVFGNDVAVNFGGASGNFELNVFRPMIAHNVLQSVRLLADGAQSFNDHCAVGIEPNRPRIDALLNESLMLVTALNPHIGYDKAAQIAKKAHKEGTTLKAAALALGYVTEAQFDEWVRPEKMVGNG; from the coding sequence ATGAGCGAAGCAGTACGGATGGAACGCGACACGTTCGGTGAAATCGCAGTGCCCGCGGCCCGGCTATGGGGCGCGCAAACGCAGCGCTCGCTGCAGAACTTCAAGATCTCGACCGAGAAGCAGTCGCCCGAGCTGATCGAGGCGCTCGCGCTGATCAAGCGGGCGGCCGCCGCCGTCAATCTCGAGCTCGGCGTGCTCGCGCAAGACAAGGCGAACGCGATCATCGCCGCCGCCGACGAGATCGTCGCGGGCAAGCACCCCGACGAATTCCCGCTCGCGGTCTGGCAGACGGGTTCGGGCACGCAGACCAACATGAACCTGAACGAGGTGATTGCGAACCGCGCGAGCGAGCTGCTCGGCGGCGAACGCGGCGAGAGCCGCAAGGTGCATCCGAACGACGACGTCAATCGCGGCCAGTCGTCGAACGACGTGTTCCCGACCGCGATGCACATCGCCGCCGCGCGCGCGATCGTCACGCATCTGCTGCCCGCGCTGCGCACGCTGCGCGCGACGCTCGACGCGAAGGCAGCCGCGTTCGCCGACATCGTGAAGATCGGCCGCACGCACCTGCAGGACGCGACGCCGCTCACGCTCGGCCAGGAATTCTCCGGCTACGTCGCGCAGCTCGATCAGGGCATCCGCCACGCCGAAGCGGCGCTGCCGCATCTTTACGAGCTCGCGCAAGGCGGCACCGCGGTCGGCACCGGGCTCAACGCGCATCCGAAGTTCGCCGCGGGCGTCGCGGCCGAGATCGGCCGGCTCGCCGGGCTGCCGTTCGTCAGCGCGCCGAACAAGTTCGAGGTGATGGCCGCGGCCGACGCGCTCGTGTTCGCGCACGGCGCGCTGAAGACCGTCGCCGCGAGCCTGATGAAGATCGCGAACGACATCCGCTGGCTCGCGAGCGGGCCGCGCTGCGGGCTCGGCGAGCTGTCGATTCCGGAGAACGAGCCGGGCAGCTCGATCATGCCGGGCAAGGTCAACCCGACGCAGTCCGAAGCCGTGACGATGCTGTGCTGCCAGGTGTTCGGCAACGACGTCGCGGTGAACTTCGGCGGCGCGAGCGGCAATTTCGAGCTGAACGTGTTCCGGCCGATGATCGCGCACAACGTACTGCAATCCGTGCGGCTGCTCGCGGACGGCGCGCAGAGCTTCAACGATCACTGCGCGGTGGGGATCGAGCCGAATCGTCCGCGCATCGACGCGCTCCTGAACGAATCGCTGATGCTCGTGACGGCGCTCAATCCGCACATCGGCTACGACAAGGCCGCGCAGATCGCGAAGAAGGCGCACAAGGAAGGCACGACGCTGAAAGCCGCGGCGCTCGCGCTCGGCTACGTGACCGAAGCGCAGTTCGATGAATGGGTGCGGCCGGAGAAGATGGTCGGCAACGGCTGA
- a CDS encoding MATE family efflux transporter: protein MSPTSFTRAAAAPPPTLSRHAADTARLAAPLAIAQLSQMAMSVTDTVLLGSLGPDSLAAGGLGANLFFVVVTLLQGVLTSVSVSVAHARGAQAEHRVPHIYWTGFALSLLLAVPAFALLSFAEPLLRAFGEPAALARNVGEYAAVLRFAAPGSLIGVGLMRSFLPAIGAAKRLLWVSLAGVGVNAFLNYGLIHGAFGLPRLGFLGSATATTITIWLSALLLVALLHGRPAFKHFVVAARPRLPLMGELFGIGWPVAITYGVESTLFLATGLTVGVLGESSLAAHQIALNVASVAFMVPLAIGQAANVRVGYWAGAGAPVAARHAGFVALGLGIAFMSLSGLVLIVAPHAIVGLYLKLDDPANAHTVALATSLLGIAAVFQIVDGMQTVGSGCLRGLKDTRVPMLAATLGYWGIGFPTGYWFAFHAGLGARGLWWGLAAGLASVAVLMTWRFHRKSAALRTHARG, encoded by the coding sequence ATGTCGCCTACCAGTTTCACGCGAGCGGCCGCCGCGCCGCCCCCCACCCTGTCCCGTCACGCCGCCGATACGGCGCGCCTCGCCGCGCCGCTCGCGATCGCGCAGCTGTCGCAAATGGCGATGAGCGTCACCGACACCGTGCTGCTCGGCTCGCTCGGCCCCGACTCGCTCGCGGCGGGCGGCCTCGGCGCGAATCTGTTCTTCGTCGTCGTGACGCTGCTGCAAGGCGTGCTGACGTCGGTCAGCGTGAGCGTCGCGCACGCGCGCGGCGCGCAGGCCGAGCACCGCGTGCCGCACATCTACTGGACGGGCTTCGCGCTGTCGTTGCTGCTCGCGGTTCCGGCGTTCGCGCTGCTGTCGTTCGCGGAGCCGCTCCTGCGCGCGTTCGGCGAACCGGCGGCGCTCGCGCGCAATGTCGGCGAATACGCGGCCGTGCTGCGCTTCGCGGCCCCCGGCAGCCTGATCGGCGTCGGGCTGATGCGCTCGTTCCTGCCCGCGATCGGCGCGGCGAAGCGGCTGCTGTGGGTGTCGCTCGCCGGCGTCGGCGTCAACGCGTTCCTCAACTACGGCCTGATCCACGGCGCGTTCGGGCTGCCTCGCCTCGGCTTCCTCGGCTCCGCGACCGCGACGACGATCACGATCTGGCTCTCCGCGCTCTTGCTCGTCGCGCTGCTGCACGGGCGGCCGGCGTTCAAGCACTTCGTCGTCGCCGCGCGGCCGCGGCTGCCGCTGATGGGCGAGCTGTTCGGCATCGGCTGGCCGGTGGCGATCACGTACGGCGTCGAATCGACGCTCTTCCTCGCGACGGGCCTCACGGTCGGCGTGCTCGGCGAATCGTCGCTCGCCGCGCATCAGATCGCGCTCAATGTCGCGTCGGTCGCGTTCATGGTGCCGCTCGCGATCGGCCAGGCGGCGAACGTGCGCGTCGGCTACTGGGCGGGCGCGGGCGCGCCCGTTGCCGCGCGGCACGCGGGCTTCGTCGCGCTCGGGCTCGGCATTGCGTTCATGTCGCTGTCGGGACTCGTGCTGATCGTCGCGCCGCACGCGATCGTCGGCCTCTATCTGAAGCTCGACGATCCCGCGAACGCGCACACCGTCGCGCTCGCGACGTCGCTGCTCGGGATCGCCGCCGTGTTCCAGATCGTCGACGGGATGCAGACGGTCGGCTCCGGCTGCCTGCGCGGCCTGAAGGACACGCGCGTGCCGATGCTCGCCGCGACGCTCGGCTACTGGGGCATCGGCTTTCCGACCGGCTACTGGTTCGCGTTCCATGCGGGCCTCGGCGCGCGCGGGCTGTGGTGGGGGCTCGCCGCCGGGCTCGCGAGCGTCGCGGTGCTGATGACGTGGCGTTTCCATCGGAAGAGCGCGGCGCTCAGGACGCATGCGCGCGGTTAA
- a CDS encoding RNA-binding S4 domain-containing protein: protein MPNLDFTLTGEFVELHNLLKLTGLADSGGSAKMLVASGAVKVDGAPELRKTCKIRAGQVVLLGDTRIAVHAAT, encoded by the coding sequence ATGCCCAACCTGGATTTCACGCTGACCGGCGAATTCGTCGAACTGCATAACTTGCTCAAGCTCACCGGTCTCGCGGACAGCGGCGGCTCGGCGAAGATGCTCGTCGCGTCGGGCGCGGTGAAGGTCGACGGCGCGCCCGAGCTGCGCAAGACGTGCAAGATCCGCGCGGGCCAGGTCGTGCTGCTCGGCGACACGCGCATCGCCGTGCACGCCGCGACGTAG